The following are from one region of the Klebsiella sp. WP3-W18-ESBL-02 genome:
- a CDS encoding HNH endonuclease signature motif containing protein: MASDKNQTDKLARDIKDKVLARPAGSSGEPVEYRSVHEFMTLTRTGTPADARQFRLAVKAKGIAIWPDDDPRVGQQFARDGIRWEVRLKTFRPESQDSFDDDLDEKVSPKRFGYRRYGAMSRPDQKKFSDRVYFNCMERCVVTGVKTKCRGEAAHLIEHHKAGSDHWSNGLWLRADIHRLYDNGLCVINPSTLTIHFHPTILAKDDDLIAYEARPILPTRKPVNPAWLKSRWDELTWPK, translated from the coding sequence ATGGCTTCAGATAAAAATCAAACCGATAAACTCGCCCGCGATATTAAAGACAAGGTTCTCGCCAGGCCTGCTGGCTCATCAGGAGAACCAGTGGAGTACCGGAGTGTCCATGAATTTATGACACTAACCCGCACGGGAACCCCTGCTGATGCCCGCCAGTTCCGGCTGGCTGTTAAAGCTAAGGGAATAGCTATCTGGCCTGATGATGACCCACGCGTAGGGCAGCAATTTGCACGTGACGGCATTCGCTGGGAAGTTCGTCTGAAGACCTTCCGGCCTGAGAGTCAGGATTCATTTGACGATGACCTGGATGAGAAAGTCTCACCAAAACGCTTTGGATATCGCCGGTACGGTGCGATGTCCCGTCCTGATCAGAAGAAATTCAGCGACAGGGTATACTTCAACTGCATGGAGCGGTGTGTCGTCACCGGTGTGAAGACAAAATGCAGGGGAGAAGCAGCACATCTGATTGAGCATCATAAAGCGGGCTCTGACCACTGGAGTAATGGCCTGTGGCTTCGGGCAGACATACATCGGTTATACGACAACGGCCTGTGTGTGATTAATCCCAGCACCCTGACAATCCATTTCCACCCCACTATCCTGGCTAAGGATGACGATCTCATCGCGTATGAAGCTCGGCCAATATTACCGACAAGAAAACCTGTAAACCCTGCCTGGTTAAAATCCCGGTGGGATGAACTTACCTGGCCGAAGTAA
- a CDS encoding RepB family plasmid replication initiator protein, translating to MTNEKDSEQQGQMVTRAFSVTERETGKEIILRPNSSRTVQSIALMRLGLFVPSPKSVGRQSREYKTVGFDATKELQTLSLMESEGFTNISIVGQRLDMSVDFKTWMGIIRTLANHPIDNDKISLKFTEFLKLCNPENYRSSTASRKRIDASLRRLASVMLSFTSTHSSKVYTTHLVQSALLDPDSDQVELQIDPKIFELYQYDHKVLMQLKAIKELAKKESAQALYTFIESLPPNPIPISLTRLKNRLNLKTRANSQNATVRKALEELASIGYLQYTEVKKDGKVYFQIHKRDPDLNLNNIQPPPDGDGEGDADEENNGTSGKNNGEPLEGELCPPDEPIDGDETLTIHDLTAEELHYIRSLRSQKKNNPAS from the coding sequence ATGACCAATGAGAAAGATTCTGAGCAGCAAGGCCAGATGGTTACCAGGGCTTTCTCTGTAACAGAGAGAGAGACAGGTAAAGAAATTATTTTACGTCCTAATAGCAGCAGGACGGTTCAGTCTATCGCGCTCATGCGCCTTGGGTTGTTTGTGCCATCACCAAAAAGCGTTGGCCGTCAGAGTCGTGAATACAAAACTGTTGGCTTTGATGCCACGAAAGAACTACAGACACTTTCTTTGATGGAGAGCGAGGGTTTCACCAATATCTCGATCGTGGGTCAGCGCCTCGATATGTCTGTTGACTTCAAAACGTGGATGGGAATCATCCGAACGCTAGCTAACCATCCGATTGATAACGATAAGATCAGCCTCAAATTTACTGAGTTTCTGAAGCTCTGTAACCCTGAAAATTATCGTTCCTCTACCGCATCCCGTAAGCGTATCGACGCGTCGTTACGCAGGCTGGCATCCGTGATGTTGTCCTTCACCAGCACCCACTCGTCAAAGGTGTATACGACGCACCTGGTGCAGTCTGCCTTGCTTGACCCGGACTCTGATCAGGTAGAGCTACAGATAGACCCTAAGATATTCGAGTTGTATCAGTACGACCACAAGGTTTTGATGCAGCTGAAGGCTATCAAGGAACTGGCGAAAAAAGAGAGCGCACAGGCGCTTTACACGTTCATTGAGTCACTTCCACCAAATCCAATCCCGATCTCCTTAACGAGACTTAAGAACCGATTAAATCTTAAGACCCGTGCCAACAGCCAGAACGCCACAGTACGTAAGGCATTGGAGGAGCTGGCATCCATTGGTTACCTTCAGTACACCGAAGTAAAAAAAGATGGGAAGGTTTATTTCCAGATCCACAAACGCGATCCTGATTTGAATCTGAACAATATCCAACCACCACCTGATGGTGATGGCGAGGGTGATGCTGATGAGGAGAACAATGGCACGTCGGGTAAAAATAATGGTGAGCCACTGGAAGGTGAATTGTGCCCACCAGATGAGCCCATTGATGGGGATGAAACGTTAACCATCCATGACTTAACAGCTGAAGAACTTCACTACATTCGCAGCCTTAGAAGCCAGAAAAAGAACAATCCCGCCAGCTAG
- a CDS encoding RepB family plasmid replication initiator protein encodes MNSNEVLLFKDAIPDFNQPSTGKLTVTKNSSVQPVSLLRLGVFTPSCRTEATVTLNVTEALSSLEIAKQEGYTDIKITGPMLNYFQDFRCWTAIVHSFSVSPDALKGNRIKMPFSEFAKLCGYPSKRYSTKLRNEIADSLTKIRSKSIRFEKNPGITKFKVAGLLKEAEFDGESDYIILEADERLWDLYRSDHLTLLRKKPLELLTRNETAQALYTFFEALPQHPAPITFDRLRQRLLLNGRIAEQNRKMRTALDVLASIGYLKFYYLVDTSVPTIQITDRNPKLTGS; translated from the coding sequence ATGAACTCGAATGAAGTTCTTCTTTTCAAGGACGCTATTCCCGACTTCAATCAGCCGTCGACTGGAAAGCTGACGGTGACAAAAAATTCATCAGTACAACCTGTATCACTGCTCCGCCTGGGCGTTTTTACTCCCAGTTGCCGAACAGAGGCAACGGTCACGCTAAACGTGACGGAAGCGCTATCCAGTCTGGAAATTGCAAAACAGGAAGGGTACACGGACATAAAGATCACCGGCCCGATGCTGAATTATTTCCAGGACTTCCGGTGCTGGACAGCAATCGTCCATTCCTTCAGCGTATCGCCTGATGCGCTGAAAGGTAACCGGATTAAAATGCCCTTTAGTGAATTTGCCAAACTCTGCGGCTACCCATCAAAACGCTACAGCACGAAACTGCGCAATGAGATAGCCGATTCGTTGACGAAGATTCGCTCAAAAAGCATTCGGTTTGAGAAGAACCCGGGGATCACCAAGTTCAAAGTAGCCGGGTTGCTGAAAGAGGCGGAATTTGATGGTGAAAGTGATTACATCATCCTGGAAGCCGACGAACGACTCTGGGATTTGTACCGTTCAGATCATCTTACTCTGTTGCGGAAGAAACCCCTGGAGCTACTTACCAGGAATGAAACGGCTCAGGCGCTCTATACATTTTTTGAAGCGCTACCTCAACATCCAGCCCCGATCACCTTTGACAGACTTCGACAGCGTTTACTGCTCAATGGGCGCATTGCCGAACAGAACCGGAAAATGCGAACTGCTCTCGATGTGCTTGCCAGCATCGGTTACCTGAAATTTTACTACCTGGTGGACACCAGCGTACCCACCATTCAGATCACGGATCGGAATCCCAAACTAACAGGTTCCTGA
- a CDS encoding Tn3 family transposase: protein MANEPRRLSILSSHEIDELFGLPNFSDDDRRLYFDLSAKEREAVEDIRTFSVAAHLVLQLGYFKAKRQFFLYEQEISVLNDLRYIVTQHFPARTLSSLKSPSRPIRTEQQRSILQLFNYQLCDSEAKAALEDKAQRIAMLSTQPIYIFRELIQYLELHRIVMPSYRYMQEMIGRVVAYERTRIAQLLNTSMDPLIVQQLTALLQADSGLFRVSALKHEAKDFSYEELRQEVARRQFFQPLHEFAQQFLTTAGISNESGKYYASLVKFYTTYKLQRMKKETAQLYLLFFAFHRFRQINDNLIEALIHWVDQYEKQAKRAAEEAMNNAVASASKNLQAAGHVLSLFTDDQITDDTPFSSIKEKAFTLLDPEQFPLVSDYLRNIAFDKTAFEWSHYTKLSATFKRNLRQLFSDLDFAGRVEDSPLLEAIEFLQNLLRTDKSPRQTDPSLFPTEIIPKGLRRYLFRKEGNTLKDLDVDRYEFLVYRLLRNSLEAGDLYVKNSNEFRRFEDDLISDLRWQDKEQILREISAPILLAPIKDTLAEFHAMIEARYTAINQHITEGVNKHIKVIGAAEKRRWKLLYPSTDEPINSDFYSQLPGIGIADLLWFVAGNTGFLSAFTHVLDRYVKHEADPREIFACIVAMGTNMGLSKMAEVSGLSAPAMAGTSRNYLRLETLRAANDAISNATSQLPAFHLYDIQDTLHSSSDGQRMETQINTLNARYSPKYFGLQKGVSAYTLVANHVPINAKIIGTHEHESHYVFDLLHNNTSDIKPERHSTDTHGTNQVNFWILHAFGYYFAPRYRDLHKKMETLVGSKNPAEYGDWLIKPSRKTNDELIEREWPNIQRIMASLAQKDVTQATIVRKLSSYSRQNQTKKALWELENICRTLYILEFIDDVGLRQCVQKALNRGEAYHRLRRAVAFVNGGKFRVKTEEEQQIWNECSRLITNAVIYYNTVLLSRVYEQKQAVGDQNALTQLQGISPVAWQHINMYGSFEFSPSTSKIDIDALVARYADPEYWLQALTDSETSIE, encoded by the coding sequence ATGGCGAATGAGCCGCGTCGATTATCCATTTTATCCTCTCATGAGATAGACGAACTATTTGGTCTACCTAATTTTTCGGATGACGACCGTCGGTTATATTTTGACTTAAGCGCCAAGGAACGTGAAGCGGTAGAAGATATCCGCACGTTTTCTGTCGCAGCCCATTTGGTGTTACAACTGGGTTATTTCAAAGCCAAACGGCAATTTTTTCTTTATGAACAAGAAATATCAGTATTGAATGACCTGCGTTATATCGTAACGCAACATTTTCCAGCTAGAACGCTTTCATCACTAAAAAGTCCATCGAGACCCATCAGGACAGAGCAACAGCGCTCAATACTTCAGTTATTTAATTATCAGTTGTGTGACAGCGAAGCCAAAGCTGCTCTGGAAGACAAAGCACAGCGGATAGCGATGCTATCGACACAACCCATCTATATTTTCCGTGAATTAATCCAGTATTTAGAGCTACACCGCATTGTTATGCCAAGTTATCGGTATATGCAGGAGATGATTGGCCGGGTTGTAGCTTATGAACGTACCCGTATTGCTCAATTACTCAACACATCAATGGATCCGCTTATTGTTCAGCAGTTAACTGCTTTGCTCCAGGCTGATTCGGGTTTGTTTCGCGTCAGCGCACTGAAGCATGAGGCCAAGGATTTCAGCTATGAAGAATTGCGGCAAGAAGTTGCACGTCGGCAATTTTTCCAACCGTTGCACGAATTTGCTCAGCAATTCCTGACGACAGCCGGTATTTCTAATGAAAGCGGGAAGTATTACGCCTCTCTGGTCAAGTTCTACACCACCTACAAACTCCAGCGCATGAAAAAAGAAACAGCCCAATTGTATCTGTTGTTTTTTGCTTTCCATCGGTTCCGGCAAATCAATGACAACTTGATCGAGGCGTTGATCCACTGGGTCGATCAATATGAGAAACAAGCCAAGCGTGCCGCTGAAGAAGCCATGAACAATGCTGTTGCAAGTGCATCCAAGAATTTGCAGGCTGCGGGTCATGTACTGAGTCTGTTTACAGATGACCAGATCACTGATGACACGCCTTTTTCATCCATCAAGGAAAAAGCGTTTACGTTACTTGACCCCGAACAATTTCCGCTGGTCTCTGATTATTTACGCAATATTGCGTTCGACAAGACTGCATTTGAATGGTCGCATTACACAAAATTATCGGCGACCTTCAAACGCAATCTTCGACAGTTGTTCTCTGATCTGGATTTTGCTGGACGGGTAGAAGACTCGCCCTTGCTGGAGGCGATTGAGTTTTTACAAAATCTATTACGGACAGATAAATCACCCCGGCAAACAGACCCTAGTTTGTTTCCGACCGAGATCATCCCCAAAGGGTTACGCCGTTATTTGTTCCGTAAAGAGGGCAATACGCTCAAGGATCTCGATGTAGATCGCTATGAATTTCTGGTCTATCGCTTACTGCGAAATTCACTGGAAGCCGGTGATTTATATGTTAAAAACAGTAATGAATTTCGGCGTTTTGAGGACGATTTGATTAGTGATCTTCGGTGGCAGGATAAAGAACAGATATTGCGTGAGATCAGTGCGCCTATTTTGTTAGCGCCAATCAAGGACACGCTGGCTGAATTTCATGCCATGATAGAAGCTCGTTACACAGCCATCAATCAACACATTACTGAGGGTGTTAACAAGCATATCAAAGTGATCGGTGCCGCCGAAAAACGCCGTTGGAAACTCCTTTATCCCAGCACAGATGAACCGATAAATAGCGATTTTTATAGTCAGTTACCGGGAATTGGAATTGCTGACTTGTTGTGGTTTGTTGCCGGAAATACTGGATTTTTGAGCGCATTTACTCATGTGCTGGATCGTTATGTTAAGCATGAAGCTGATCCCCGTGAAATATTCGCCTGTATTGTCGCCATGGGAACGAATATGGGGTTATCCAAAATGGCCGAAGTATCAGGTCTGAGTGCTCCAGCCATGGCAGGAACATCCAGAAATTATCTCCGACTGGAAACTCTGCGTGCAGCAAACGATGCCATTAGTAACGCGACCAGCCAGCTACCGGCATTTCATCTCTATGATATTCAGGACACACTGCATTCCAGCAGCGATGGCCAGCGAATGGAAACACAAATCAACACACTCAACGCCCGGTATTCACCCAAATATTTTGGATTACAGAAGGGTGTAAGTGCTTACACGTTGGTTGCGAACCATGTCCCCATTAATGCCAAGATCATCGGTACGCATGAACACGAAAGCCATTACGTTTTCGATTTGCTGCATAACAATACATCTGACATAAAACCGGAACGACATTCCACCGACACGCATGGCACCAATCAGGTTAATTTCTGGATCTTGCATGCCTTTGGCTATTATTTTGCACCGCGTTACCGCGATCTACATAAAAAAATGGAAACGTTGGTGGGTTCCAAAAACCCCGCTGAATATGGTGATTGGTTGATCAAACCATCCAGAAAAACGAATGACGAATTGATTGAACGTGAGTGGCCCAATATTCAACGCATTATGGCGTCACTTGCCCAGAAAGATGTCACTCAGGCCACGATTGTCCGCAAACTATCCAGCTATTCACGACAGAATCAGACTAAGAAAGCGTTATGGGAGCTGGAAAATATATGTCGTACCCTCTATATCCTCGAATTCATCGATGATGTTGGTTTACGTCAATGTGTACAAAAAGCATTGAATCGAGGAGAAGCCTATCATCGATTGCGGCGAGCGGTCGCGTTCGTCAACGGCGGAAAGTTCAGAGTTAAAACCGAAGAGGAACAGCAGATCTGGAATGAATGTTCCCGACTGATCACTAATGCGGTCATCTATTACAATACCGTGTTGCTTTCTCGTGTCTATGAACAAAAACAAGCAGTGGGAGATCAAAACGCGCTGACCCAGCTTCAGGGCATTTCGCCTGTAGCCTGGCAACACATCAATATGTACGGTAGTTTTGAATTTAGTCCATCGACTTCAAAGATAGATATTGATGCATTGGTAGCCCGATATGCAGATCCAGAGTATTGGCTGCAAGCCTTGACGGATAGTGAGACATCAATTGAGTAA
- a CDS encoding type II toxin-antitoxin system YafQ family toxin yields MRTIEYTSQFKRDFKRESKGQYKAVLAGAEFSLIVQVLANDLPLPEKLRDHPLSGDWKDHRDCHVKPDLVLIYRKPDDTVLQLVRLGSHSELGL; encoded by the coding sequence ATGCGGACGATTGAATACACAAGCCAGTTCAAGCGAGATTTTAAACGCGAAAGCAAAGGGCAATACAAAGCGGTTCTTGCCGGTGCCGAGTTTTCGTTGATAGTTCAAGTTTTGGCAAATGATTTGCCATTGCCTGAAAAACTACGCGATCACCCGCTCTCAGGTGACTGGAAAGATCATCGGGACTGTCATGTTAAGCCCGATCTGGTTTTAATTTACCGAAAACCAGATGACACCGTATTGCAGCTTGTTCGTTTAGGGTCACATAGCGAATTAGGGTTATAA
- a CDS encoding type II toxin-antitoxin system RelB/DinJ family antitoxin: protein MSANAVVRARIDEHIKEEATIVLASMGLTVSDAFRIMLTRVAREKALPFEPLVPNAETIEAMKEARKGGLKSFATVDDLMADLNADD, encoded by the coding sequence ATGTCTGCAAATGCCGTTGTACGTGCCCGTATTGATGAACACATCAAAGAAGAAGCTACTATCGTTCTGGCATCGATGGGGCTGACTGTATCTGATGCTTTCCGGATCATGCTGACTCGTGTTGCCCGTGAAAAAGCATTGCCATTCGAGCCATTGGTACCCAATGCTGAAACTATTGAAGCTATGAAAGAAGCTCGTAAAGGTGGGTTGAAATCTTTCGCAACAGTTGATGATTTAATGGCTGATCTCAATGCGGACGATTGA
- a CDS encoding type II toxin-antitoxin system YafQ family toxin — protein sequence MQSSIERTVSGVRCTNDDLKPVLVALATDQPLDVRYRDHDLSGDWAGYRECHIKPDLLLIYRKSDADTLRLARLGSHSELFG from the coding sequence GTGCAGTCGTCTATTGAACGAACAGTATCAGGAGTCCGCTGCACGAATGATGACCTCAAGCCGGTTCTGGTCGCGCTGGCGACCGATCAGCCCCTGGATGTGCGATACCGCGACCACGATCTTTCCGGCGATTGGGCGGGCTACCGCGAATGCCACATCAAGCCCGACCTGCTGCTGATCTACCGCAAGTCCGACGCCGACACCCTGCGACTGGCGCGGCTTGGCTCCCATAGCGAGCTGTTCGGCTGA
- a CDS encoding recombinase family protein: MALIGYARVSTAEQDTALQTDALRNAGCERVFEDTASGAKADRPGLADALAYLRDGDVLVVWRLDRLGRSLPHLIETVGKLEARGVGFRSLTENIDTTTPGGRLIFHVFGALGQFERDLIRERTKAGLTAAAARGRKGGRKPVVTADKLQRARELVANGLNVREAAARLKVGKTALYAALQAASSGSAADS; the protein is encoded by the coding sequence ATGGCACTCATCGGCTATGCGCGGGTATCGACGGCGGAACAGGACACCGCCTTGCAGACGGATGCGCTGCGCAATGCAGGCTGCGAACGGGTTTTCGAGGACACGGCATCCGGGGCCAAGGCAGACCGGCCCGGCTTGGCCGATGCGCTGGCTTATCTGCGCGATGGCGATGTGCTGGTCGTCTGGCGGCTGGATCGGCTTGGCCGCTCCCTGCCGCACCTGATTGAGACGGTCGGCAAGCTGGAAGCACGGGGCGTCGGCTTCCGCTCGTTGACTGAAAACATCGACACCACCACGCCGGGCGGACGGCTCATCTTCCATGTGTTCGGTGCGCTGGGCCAGTTCGAGCGCGACCTGATCCGCGAGCGCACCAAGGCCGGGTTGACCGCTGCCGCCGCACGCGGGCGCAAAGGCGGACGCAAGCCGGTTGTCACTGCCGACAAGTTGCAACGAGCGCGGGAGCTTGTCGCCAACGGCTTGAATGTCCGCGAGGCCGCCGCACGCCTCAAGGTAGGAAAAACCGCTCTCTACGCTGCCTTGCAGGCGGCCAGTTCTGGCAGTGCAGCCGACTCCTGA
- a CDS encoding recombinase family protein, whose amino-acid sequence MLVGYMRVSSDSDRQSTDLQRDALLAAGVDPRHLFEDRASGAKDDRAGLARALEFVRAGDVLVVWKLDRLGRSLSHLLAIVTSLKDKRVAFRSLTENLDTTTPSGEFLFQVFGALAQYERALIQERVVAGLAAARKRGRIGGRPQAITGEKLDAIVAALDGGMSKAAVCRNFNVKRTTLIETLTRAGWRGAGRTVDEQQE is encoded by the coding sequence ATGTTGGTTGGCTACATGCGCGTGTCGTCGGACTCCGACCGCCAGAGCACGGACTTGCAGCGCGACGCGCTGCTCGCCGCCGGCGTCGATCCGCGTCACCTGTTTGAGGATCGTGCCTCTGGCGCGAAGGATGACCGTGCCGGCTTGGCGCGGGCGCTTGAGTTCGTTCGAGCCGGCGATGTGCTGGTGGTGTGGAAACTCGACCGGCTCGGTCGCTCGCTGTCGCACCTGCTCGCCATTGTGACTTCGCTCAAGGACAAGCGGGTGGCGTTCCGCTCGCTGACAGAGAACCTGGACACTACGACGCCCTCGGGCGAATTCCTGTTCCAGGTGTTCGGTGCGCTCGCGCAGTACGAGCGCGCCTTGATTCAGGAGCGCGTCGTCGCGGGCTTGGCCGCCGCACGCAAACGCGGCCGGATCGGCGGCCGGCCGCAGGCGATCACTGGTGAGAAGCTGGACGCCATCGTCGCCGCGCTCGATGGCGGCATGTCTAAGGCGGCGGTGTGCCGCAACTTCAATGTCAAGCGCACTACGTTGATCGAAACATTGACGCGAGCAGGTTGGCGTGGTGCGGGAAGGACGGTCGATGAGCAACAAGAATAA